In Streptomyces sp. NBC_00878, a single window of DNA contains:
- a CDS encoding serine hydrolase yields the protein MTLSRRTVVTALGLTAVSGGLTAVSGALPVTTPAAADSRPADGGLQAGGWLQADVDAVAATGPVGVLARVTTPHGTRTARAGTAVLGTDRPVPWRSRMRVGSTTKAFTATVVLQLVGEGRLSLDDTVERRLPGLITGNGNDGRAITVRHLLQHTSGLYDYPEDAAGMPQLRTAEAFRTHRFRTYSAAELIAIALRHPPEFPPGTAFNYSNTGYQVLSLIIEKVTGESWEQQVTRRIIRPLGLRGTTAPGTDPLIHGPHPRGYRPFPDEPGLVDVTDCDQTFGGAAGALIATLADVNSFFAALQRGDLLRPAEQAEMHRTVPTAGDVAEAWPGSRYGLGLMWTPSPDGGYWGHHGDTFGFHTRAATTLDGRRAFTLVWTGPGDEATDAAANTLAAHALTAERGDGDGPERGQ from the coding sequence ATGACCCTCAGCAGACGGACCGTCGTCACCGCCCTCGGCCTCACCGCTGTCTCCGGCGGCCTTACCGCTGTCTCGGGCGCCCTCCCGGTCACCACCCCCGCCGCGGCGGACAGTCGACCGGCGGATGGTGGGCTCCAGGCGGGTGGTTGGCTCCAGGCGGATGTGGACGCGGTGGCCGCTACCGGCCCCGTGGGGGTGCTCGCACGCGTCACGACCCCGCACGGCACCCGCACCGCCCGGGCCGGCACGGCCGTGCTGGGCACTGACCGGCCGGTGCCCTGGCGGTCTCGGATGCGGGTCGGCAGTACGACCAAGGCGTTCACCGCGACAGTGGTGCTGCAACTGGTGGGCGAGGGACGGCTCTCGCTGGACGACACCGTCGAGCGCCGGCTGCCCGGCCTCATCACCGGCAACGGCAACGACGGCCGCGCCATCACCGTCCGCCACCTCCTCCAGCACACCAGCGGCCTGTACGACTACCCCGAGGACGCGGCCGGGATGCCTCAGCTGCGTACGGCGGAGGCGTTCCGTACGCACCGCTTCCGGACGTATTCCGCGGCGGAACTCATCGCCATCGCGCTGCGTCATCCGCCGGAATTCCCACCCGGCACCGCGTTCAACTACTCCAACACCGGCTACCAGGTGCTCAGTCTGATCATCGAGAAGGTGACCGGCGAAAGCTGGGAACAGCAGGTCACCCGGCGCATCATCCGGCCCCTTGGCCTGCGTGGCACGACCGCTCCCGGTACCGATCCGCTGATCCACGGCCCGCACCCACGCGGCTACCGCCCCTTCCCCGACGAGCCGGGCCTGGTCGATGTCACCGACTGCGACCAGACGTTCGGCGGTGCGGCCGGTGCGCTGATCGCCACACTCGCCGATGTGAACAGCTTCTTCGCCGCGTTGCAGCGCGGCGACCTGCTGCGCCCGGCCGAACAGGCGGAGATGCACCGGACCGTGCCGACAGCCGGAGACGTCGCGGAGGCGTGGCCGGGCTCCCGATACGGCCTCGGCCTGATGTGGACGCCCTCCCCGGACGGCGGGTACTGGGGTCACCACGGTGACACCTTCGGCTTCCACACCCGAGCCGCGACCACCCTCGACGGGCGGCGCGCCTTCACCCTGGTGTGGACCGGCCCCGGCGACGAGGCGACGGACGCCGCGGCCAACACCCTGGCCGCACACGCGCTCACGGCCGAACGCGGAGACGGAGACGGACCGGAACGCGGCCAGTAG
- a CDS encoding methyltransferase domain-containing protein → MPGPASWSADPYSDALVAGRGPLFLRRADGWLLPLEVERWCADADAVDREVLGRCEGAVLDVGCGPGRLVADLAAQGRTALGIDVSEAAVDHTVRLGGHALRRSVFEPLPGEGRWHTALLIDGNVGIGGDPAALLDRMSQLLSPNGLLIVETVPGVDVDERVSVRIVRASDGGQGTAGPDFPWARLGTPALLRHAARAGWRPDGQWTTGGRSFAALRNRENRENRENRDSLGRRRTNSAAEPPNNAAVSNSQRPRNTSPGMPVADS, encoded by the coding sequence GTGCCAGGCCCCGCCTCCTGGTCCGCCGATCCCTACTCCGACGCCCTGGTCGCCGGTCGCGGGCCGCTCTTCCTTCGGCGGGCCGACGGGTGGCTGTTGCCGTTGGAGGTCGAGCGGTGGTGTGCGGACGCCGATGCCGTGGACCGGGAGGTGCTGGGGCGCTGCGAAGGGGCCGTACTGGATGTGGGATGCGGGCCGGGGCGGCTCGTCGCCGACCTCGCCGCCCAGGGCAGGACCGCACTCGGCATCGACGTCAGCGAAGCCGCCGTCGACCACACCGTGCGGCTCGGCGGGCACGCGCTGCGGCGCTCGGTCTTCGAGCCGCTGCCGGGCGAGGGCCGCTGGCACACCGCGCTCCTCATCGACGGCAACGTCGGCATCGGCGGCGACCCGGCCGCCCTGCTCGACCGGATGTCCCAACTCCTCTCCCCCAACGGACTGTTGATCGTCGAAACCGTCCCGGGAGTGGACGTCGACGAACGGGTCAGCGTCCGCATAGTCCGGGCATCCGACGGCGGCCAGGGCACCGCGGGCCCCGACTTCCCCTGGGCCCGCCTCGGCACCCCGGCCCTGCTGCGGCACGCGGCCCGCGCGGGCTGGCGCCCCGACGGTCAGTGGACGACCGGCGGCCGCTCCTTCGCCGCCCTGCGCAACCGCGAGAACCGAGAGAACCGCGAGAACCGCGACAGCCTTGGCCGCCGAAGGACGAACAGCGCCGCCGAGCCTCCGAACAACGCCGCCGTCAGCAACAGCCAACGACCCAGGAACACATCACCCGGCATGCCGGTCGCGGACTCGTAG
- a CDS encoding molybdopterin-dependent oxidoreductase, with protein sequence MARSPSPFKRSLPSSPASPAFWRSPVRGPWFTSVLGVVLLVGITVLFVTGLLSYAAYNPGLSPVNDKTPDKGVLGFYLFSWPTDPHWLYRLNQGVHVTLGITLIPVLLAKLWSVVPKLFALPPARSLAHALERISLLLLVGGALFEFTTGVLNVQLDYLFPGSFYPLHFYGAWVFFAAFVTHAVLRVPAAVRNLRGLREEREEREEREEREEREEPAAGKPSRPDLQQDLEGGELVSPAPAGATVSRRGALGFVGGGSLLLFGTTVGQNFDGPPRATALLAPHGGSEPGSGPGGFQINKTAASRGITAAETSEEAWRLVVTGRTGTVRLSRAELRQLPLHSAALPIACVEGWSTSDQWWRGVRLRDLAALVGYEAEAAPDVLVESLQRHGAFRRAALRANQVRDPRSLLALDVNGEPLTPDHGHPARIIVPAAPGVLNTKWVARMTFGDLG encoded by the coding sequence ATGGCCCGCTCCCCTTCCCCCTTCAAGCGCTCCTTGCCCTCCTCGCCCGCCTCGCCCGCGTTCTGGCGCAGTCCCGTGCGCGGTCCCTGGTTCACCTCCGTGCTCGGTGTCGTGCTCCTCGTCGGGATCACGGTGCTGTTCGTGACGGGACTGCTGTCGTACGCCGCCTACAACCCCGGCCTGTCGCCGGTGAACGACAAGACCCCGGACAAGGGCGTACTCGGCTTCTATCTCTTCTCCTGGCCGACCGACCCGCACTGGCTGTACCGCCTCAACCAGGGCGTCCACGTGACGCTCGGCATCACGCTGATCCCCGTACTGCTGGCGAAGCTGTGGTCGGTCGTGCCGAAGCTGTTCGCGCTGCCGCCCGCGCGGTCGCTCGCGCACGCGCTGGAGCGGATCTCGCTGCTCCTGCTGGTCGGCGGCGCCCTGTTCGAGTTCACGACGGGCGTCCTCAACGTCCAGCTCGACTACCTCTTCCCCGGCTCCTTCTACCCGCTGCACTTCTACGGTGCGTGGGTGTTCTTCGCCGCGTTCGTGACGCACGCGGTGCTGCGCGTACCGGCGGCGGTACGCAATCTGCGCGGCCTCCGGGAGGAGAGAGAGGAACGAGAGGAGCGGGAGGAGCGAGAGGAGAGGGAGGAACCAGCAGCCGGGAAACCTTCCCGACCGGATCTGCAACAGGACCTGGAAGGAGGCGAGTTGGTCTCGCCCGCTCCCGCCGGGGCGACCGTCTCGCGGCGCGGGGCCCTCGGCTTCGTCGGCGGTGGGTCGCTGCTCCTGTTCGGTACGACGGTGGGGCAGAACTTCGACGGGCCGCCGCGAGCCACCGCCCTGCTCGCCCCGCACGGTGGATCCGAACCGGGCAGCGGTCCCGGCGGGTTCCAGATCAACAAGACGGCCGCGTCGCGCGGGATCACGGCGGCGGAGACGAGCGAGGAGGCGTGGCGGCTGGTCGTGACCGGCCGCACCGGGACCGTCCGGCTGAGCCGTGCCGAACTGCGCCAACTCCCGCTCCACAGCGCCGCGTTGCCCATCGCCTGTGTGGAGGGCTGGTCGACGTCCGACCAGTGGTGGCGGGGCGTACGGCTGCGGGACCTCGCGGCACTCGTCGGGTACGAGGCGGAAGCGGCGCCGGACGTCCTGGTGGAGTCGCTTCAGCGGCACGGGGCGTTCCGCCGGGCCGCCCTGCGCGCCAACCAGGTACGCGACCCGCGCTCCCTGCTCGCCCTGGACGTCAACGGCGAGCCCCTGACCCCCGACCACGGCCACCCGGCGCGGATCATCGTGCCGGCGGCACCCGGCGTGCTGAACACCAAGTGGGTGGCCCGGATGACGTTCGGAGACCTGGGATGA
- a CDS encoding sensor histidine kinase KdpD — MRDMLLIALYAFLGAAGAGLLGAGALWLIRRRSLTASLAVVAAVAVGAMLAGTLVVAWAMFLNTHDLTVVTTVVAMAAVVSLATALLLGRWVVARSHELALAARSFGDGGAFEAPDGPATAELAALSRELAATSAKLAESRDRERALETSRRELVAWISHDLRTPLAGLRAMSEALEDGVAADPDRYLRQIRTEVERLNGMVGDLFELSRIHAGTLALSPSRISVYDLVGDALAGADPLAREHGVRLVGHRVEALPVDVDGKEMSRVLGNLLINAIRRTPADGTVAVAAERSPAGGIVLSVTDGCGGIPEEDLPRVFDTGWRGTHARTPPAGAGLGLAIVRGIVEAHRGQAAVHNVPGGCRFEVTLPAAEGAL, encoded by the coding sequence GTGCGCGACATGCTGCTCATCGCTCTCTACGCCTTCCTCGGCGCCGCCGGGGCCGGGCTGCTCGGCGCGGGTGCGCTCTGGCTGATCCGGCGGCGTTCGCTGACCGCGTCGCTCGCCGTGGTCGCCGCCGTGGCCGTGGGCGCGATGCTCGCCGGAACGCTGGTCGTGGCGTGGGCGATGTTCCTGAACACGCACGACCTGACCGTCGTGACCACCGTCGTCGCGATGGCCGCCGTCGTCTCCCTCGCGACCGCGCTGCTGCTGGGCCGCTGGGTAGTCGCCCGCAGCCATGAACTCGCCCTCGCCGCCCGCTCGTTCGGTGACGGCGGTGCCTTCGAGGCGCCCGACGGACCGGCGACCGCCGAACTGGCCGCGCTGAGCCGGGAGTTGGCGGCCACCAGCGCGAAGCTCGCCGAGTCCCGCGACCGCGAGCGCGCCCTGGAGACCTCGCGCCGCGAACTGGTCGCCTGGATCTCGCACGATCTGCGCACCCCGCTCGCCGGGCTGCGCGCCATGTCCGAGGCGCTGGAGGACGGCGTCGCCGCCGACCCCGACCGCTACCTCCGCCAGATCCGCACGGAGGTCGAACGCCTCAACGGCATGGTCGGCGACCTCTTCGAACTCTCCCGCATCCACGCCGGGACGCTGGCCCTCTCACCCTCCCGCATCTCGGTGTACGACCTCGTCGGCGACGCCCTCGCGGGAGCGGATCCGCTCGCCCGCGAGCACGGCGTACGGCTCGTCGGCCACCGGGTCGAAGCTCTGCCGGTCGACGTGGACGGCAAGGAGATGAGCCGCGTCCTCGGCAACCTCCTCATCAACGCGATCCGCCGTACACCCGCCGACGGCACGGTCGCGGTCGCCGCCGAACGCTCCCCGGCCGGCGGCATCGTCCTGTCCGTCACCGACGGCTGCGGCGGCATCCCCGAGGAGGACCTCCCCCGGGTCTTCGACACCGGCTGGCGCGGCACCCACGCCCGTACGCCCCCGGCCGGCGCGGGCCTCGGCCTCGCCATCGTCCGCGGCATCGTGGAGGCCCACCGGGGCCAGGCCGCCGTCCACAACGTCCCCGGCGGCTGCCGCTTCGAGGTAACGCTCCCAGCGGCGGAAGGCGCACTTTAG
- a CDS encoding serine hydrolase: MVRRTTPRRRHAARAASMAAASLVVALLVVAGPTATESSATPAASGASAATETGTAPAAPGADAPSYLRRDTEAVHRAGAVGVLADLRDGDRRARARAGVAELGTDRPVAWHSSIRIGSATKAFTATVVLQLVGEGRVSLDDTVERWLPGLVTGNGNDGRAITIRHLLQHTSGLPTVSDLPGWENAKEFEKHRYDAHDPRYVVKLAMRHRPSSAPGTRWEYSNTNYILAGLVVQAVTGRSWDQEVTSRIIVPLELTGTFVPGHRPYLPLPHPRTYYQFAEGEPWFDTTVLNMKDADAEGSIVSTTKDLGRFHTALIGGKLLKRAQLAEMMKTVPVPEFTQWGMRYGLGLMWFDLSCGGGYWTHWGDTLGASTRGGITPDGKRGIVVSTSGNGDHLKIPMEDDALHPLVDHALCRGLS; encoded by the coding sequence ATGGTACGGAGGACGACACCTCGCAGGCGGCACGCCGCCCGCGCCGCTTCGATGGCGGCGGCGTCGCTCGTGGTGGCGTTACTTGTGGTGGCGGGGCCGACCGCGACGGAGTCCTCCGCGACGCCCGCCGCATCCGGCGCCTCCGCCGCAACCGAGACAGGTACCGCACCCGCCGCACCCGGGGCAGACGCACCCTCCTACCTGCGGCGGGACACCGAGGCGGTGCACCGGGCGGGGGCGGTCGGGGTGCTGGCGGATCTACGGGACGGGGACAGGCGCGCCCGGGCCCGTGCCGGAGTGGCGGAGCTGGGCACCGACCGGCCGGTGGCGTGGCACTCCTCGATCCGGATCGGCAGCGCGACCAAGGCGTTCACCGCGACGGTTGTCCTGCAACTGGTGGGCGAGGGACGGGTCTCGCTTGACGACACCGTCGAGCGCTGGCTGCCCGGCCTGGTCACCGGCAACGGCAACGACGGCCGCGCCATCACCATCCGCCACCTCCTCCAGCACACCAGCGGACTCCCCACGGTCTCCGACCTGCCGGGCTGGGAGAACGCGAAGGAGTTCGAGAAGCACCGCTACGACGCGCACGACCCCCGGTACGTGGTGAAGCTGGCCATGCGGCACCGGCCCAGCAGCGCCCCCGGCACCCGGTGGGAGTACTCCAACACCAACTACATCCTGGCCGGACTGGTCGTCCAAGCGGTGACGGGGCGCTCCTGGGATCAGGAGGTCACCTCGCGCATCATCGTCCCGCTGGAGCTGACCGGTACGTTCGTCCCTGGTCACCGCCCCTATCTGCCGCTGCCGCACCCGCGCACGTACTACCAGTTCGCCGAGGGCGAGCCGTGGTTCGACACCACGGTGCTCAATATGAAGGACGCGGACGCCGAGGGCTCCATCGTGAGCACCACGAAGGATCTGGGCCGGTTCCACACAGCGCTGATCGGCGGCAAGCTGCTGAAGCGGGCCCAGCTCGCCGAGATGATGAAGACCGTCCCGGTACCCGAGTTCACTCAGTGGGGGATGCGCTACGGCCTCGGCCTGATGTGGTTCGACCTCAGCTGCGGAGGTGGCTACTGGACGCACTGGGGAGACACCCTCGGCGCCTCCACCCGTGGCGGGATCACCCCGGACGGAAAGCGCGGCATCGTGGTCTCCACCAGCGGAAACGGTGATCACTTGAAGATCCCGATGGAGGACGACGCACTGCATCCCCTGGTGGACCACGCACTGTGCCGAGGTCTGTCATGA
- a CDS encoding DUF2252 domain-containing protein: MTQNATTAMRAAPHTTRKERAALGKEARRRSPRSGHAEYKPSPDRPDPLAILEAQSATRVPELVPIRYGRMMEAPFRFYRGAAAIMASDLADSPTSGLTAQLCGDAHLLNFRLLASPERQLMFDINDFDETLPGPWEWDVKRLSASLVIAARANGFDDAERARIVTSAVRSYREAMIRFAGMGNLDVWYAKIDQALLESLAQGRLHKRGQKRLAHAMAKARTRDSLKAFDKLTTMVDGRPRIAPDPPLLMPAGDLMPDVERSALERQFRSLVERYGRTLASDRRTLLEDYRLADVARKVVGVGSVGTRCWIFLLLGRDDQDPLFLQAKEADTSVLAEHVGASQYLNQGERVVSGQRLMQATSDIFLGWERVDGIDGKQRDFYVRQLRDWKGIAVPEEMVPEGMEAFGQLCGVTLARAHARSGDRIAIAAYLGSGDPFDRALATFAESYADQNEHDHQELVDAVRAGRLPAEELPTA, from the coding sequence GTGACTCAGAACGCGACCACGGCCATGCGCGCGGCACCCCACACCACACGCAAGGAGCGTGCGGCCCTCGGCAAGGAGGCACGGCGCCGCTCACCGCGCTCGGGCCACGCCGAGTACAAGCCCTCTCCCGACCGCCCGGACCCGCTGGCGATCCTGGAGGCGCAGTCCGCGACACGCGTGCCCGAACTCGTCCCGATCCGCTACGGCCGGATGATGGAGGCCCCGTTCCGCTTCTACCGGGGCGCCGCCGCGATCATGGCGTCCGACCTGGCCGACAGCCCCACCTCGGGACTCACGGCCCAACTGTGCGGGGACGCCCACCTGCTGAACTTCCGTCTGCTCGCCTCACCAGAGCGACAGTTGATGTTCGACATCAACGACTTCGACGAGACACTGCCGGGACCCTGGGAGTGGGACGTCAAGCGACTGTCGGCGAGTCTCGTCATCGCGGCCCGGGCGAACGGGTTCGACGACGCCGAGCGCGCCCGCATCGTGACCTCCGCGGTCCGTTCGTACCGCGAGGCGATGATCCGCTTCGCGGGCATGGGCAACCTCGACGTCTGGTACGCGAAGATCGACCAGGCCCTCCTTGAGTCCCTGGCCCAGGGCCGGCTCCACAAGCGCGGTCAGAAGAGGCTGGCCCACGCCATGGCGAAGGCCCGTACCCGCGACAGCCTGAAGGCTTTCGACAAGCTGACCACCATGGTCGACGGGCGGCCCAGGATCGCGCCGGACCCTCCGCTGCTCATGCCGGCCGGCGACCTGATGCCGGACGTCGAACGCAGCGCGCTGGAGCGCCAGTTCCGCAGCCTGGTCGAGCGGTACGGCCGCACTCTGGCTTCCGACCGGCGCACGCTCCTGGAGGACTACCGGCTCGCGGACGTCGCCCGCAAGGTGGTCGGCGTCGGCAGTGTCGGCACCCGGTGCTGGATCTTCCTGCTCCTCGGCCGGGACGACCAGGACCCCCTCTTCCTCCAGGCCAAGGAGGCCGACACCTCCGTACTCGCGGAACACGTCGGCGCCAGCCAGTACCTCAACCAGGGCGAACGGGTGGTCTCGGGCCAGCGGTTGATGCAGGCCACGAGCGACATCTTCCTCGGCTGGGAACGGGTGGACGGGATCGACGGCAAGCAACGCGACTTCTACGTCCGCCAGTTGCGGGACTGGAAGGGCATCGCCGTGCCGGAGGAAATGGTGCCGGAGGGCATGGAGGCGTTCGGCCAACTGTGCGGGGTCACGCTGGCTCGTGCGCACGCACGGTCCGGCGACCGGATCGCGATCGCCGCGTACCTGGGCAGCGGCGACCCGTTCGACCGAGCCCTCGCCACCTTCGCGGAGTCCTACGCCGACCAGAACGAGCACGACCACCAGGAGCTGGTCGACGCGGTACGGGCGGGCAGGCTCCCCGCGGAGGAGCTGCCAACGGCTTGA
- a CDS encoding DUF2064 domain-containing protein, which translates to MTTLLVIAKEPVPGRVKTRLTPPFTPEEAAALAEAALADTLRAVAATPARRRVLVLDGAPGRWLPPGFDVVPQCAGGLDERLAAAFAGCDGPALLIGMDTPQVTPELLTVDFADCDAYFGPAEDGGFWALGLAEPGSGPGLLRGVPMSTAATGAVQRARLVAAGLRVRDLPRLRDVDTAGDAESVAAVVPGGRFGLELARVRGVSRERGVSRL; encoded by the coding sequence GTGACCACGTTGCTCGTGATCGCGAAGGAACCGGTGCCGGGGCGGGTGAAGACCCGGCTCACGCCGCCGTTCACCCCGGAGGAGGCGGCGGCGCTCGCGGAGGCCGCCCTCGCGGACACGCTCCGTGCCGTTGCGGCGACCCCGGCGCGACGGCGTGTGCTGGTGCTCGACGGGGCGCCGGGGCGCTGGCTGCCGCCCGGCTTCGACGTCGTACCGCAGTGCGCGGGCGGCCTGGACGAGCGGCTGGCCGCCGCCTTCGCGGGCTGCGACGGGCCCGCCCTGCTCATCGGCATGGACACGCCCCAGGTGACACCCGAGCTGCTGACCGTGGACTTCGCGGACTGCGACGCGTACTTCGGGCCTGCCGAGGACGGGGGTTTCTGGGCGCTGGGGCTCGCCGAGCCCGGTTCCGGCCCCGGGCTGCTGCGGGGCGTACCGATGTCCACCGCCGCGACGGGGGCCGTGCAGCGTGCGCGGCTGGTCGCGGCGGGGCTGCGGGTGCGGGATCTGCCGCGGTTGCGGGATGTGGACACCGCGGGGGACGCGGAGTCGGTCGCCGCGGTGGTGCCCGGTGGGCGGTTCGGTTTGGAGTTGGCTCGTGTGCGGGGGGTCTCCCGCGAGCGGGGGGTCAGTCGGCTGTGA
- a CDS encoding carboxymuconolactone decarboxylase family protein — MSTASETPVLDTLAAMTVDSIERCGLAPDMLILTRIAALAASDAPPISYVAHIDPALQAGLTAEQLQDVLVAIAPIVGTARVMTAAGNIAEALGIAIAVADAEIEPQG; from the coding sequence ATGTCCACTGCATCTGAAACCCCTGTCCTGGACACTCTCGCCGCCATGACGGTCGACTCGATCGAGCGATGCGGGCTGGCCCCGGACATGCTCATCCTCACGCGTATCGCGGCCCTCGCCGCCTCGGACGCCCCGCCGATCTCCTACGTCGCCCATATCGACCCCGCCCTCCAGGCCGGCCTGACCGCCGAGCAGCTGCAGGACGTCCTGGTCGCCATCGCGCCCATCGTGGGCACCGCCCGCGTCATGACGGCAGCGGGCAACATCGCCGAAGCGCTCGGCATCGCCATCGCCGTCGCAGATGCCGAGATCGAGCCCCAGGGCTGA
- a CDS encoding PP2C family protein-serine/threonine phosphatase translates to MSDSDAPGGREGPGIKNNSDADRDAALDTAAHAKAKVDIDIDIDFEEVFQALPSPVLLLAPDLVIVAANRAYAQVSGRGPEELVGRFLFDVFPDSPSEEATGARTLRASLERVLETGERDTMALQKYDVEEPGRPGVFRERYWSPVNIPVLDAEGRVSLIAQRVEEVTALVRARQAAATTTPGTPHTQHTSPTNPTTLTTLSQEDAMTADLLTRSQELQELNEELRKAHARTHEVAVTLQRAMLPGTALPRHDFAAVRYRPAVSFLNVCGDWYDLIDLDADRLAAAVGDVVGHGLEAAGVMGQLRSALSAAIRATGRPADALRTLAQHAHTVEGALATTAVQAVIDRAAHTITYSCAGHPPPLLAHADGTVVLLDTATDPPLAACDDSVPRNQATASYAPGATLVLYTDGLIERRGEDIDQGLHRLIHSLTRHHTLSPEPLADAILSDLVPAPRRGPDDDTALVVIRL, encoded by the coding sequence ATGAGCGACAGTGATGCGCCTGGTGGGAGAGAAGGCCCGGGCATCAAGAACAACTCCGACGCCGATCGCGACGCCGCTCTCGATACCGCCGCCCACGCCAAAGCCAAGGTCGACATCGACATCGACATCGACTTCGAAGAGGTCTTCCAGGCTCTGCCCAGCCCGGTCCTGCTGCTCGCGCCCGACCTGGTGATCGTCGCCGCGAACCGGGCCTATGCGCAGGTCAGCGGCCGCGGCCCCGAGGAGCTGGTCGGCCGGTTCCTCTTCGACGTGTTTCCCGACAGCCCCTCCGAGGAGGCCACCGGCGCCCGGACGCTGCGCGCCTCGCTCGAACGGGTACTGGAAACCGGCGAGCGGGACACCATGGCCCTGCAGAAGTACGACGTCGAGGAGCCCGGCCGACCGGGCGTGTTCAGGGAGCGCTACTGGAGCCCGGTCAACATCCCGGTGCTCGACGCGGAGGGACGGGTGTCGCTCATCGCCCAACGCGTCGAGGAGGTCACGGCCCTGGTCCGCGCCCGCCAGGCCGCCGCCACAACGACGCCCGGCACCCCGCACACCCAGCACACGAGCCCCACCAACCCCACCACCCTCACCACGCTCAGCCAGGAGGACGCCATGACGGCCGACCTCCTGACCCGCTCCCAGGAGCTGCAGGAACTCAACGAGGAGTTGCGCAAGGCCCACGCCCGTACGCACGAGGTGGCCGTCACCCTGCAGCGCGCCATGCTTCCCGGCACCGCGCTGCCGAGGCACGACTTCGCCGCCGTCCGCTACCGGCCCGCGGTCAGTTTCCTCAACGTCTGCGGCGACTGGTACGACCTGATCGACCTCGACGCGGACCGGCTGGCCGCGGCGGTCGGCGACGTCGTCGGACACGGTCTGGAGGCGGCCGGAGTCATGGGCCAGCTGCGCAGCGCCCTGAGCGCCGCGATCCGCGCCACCGGCCGTCCCGCCGACGCGCTCAGGACCCTCGCCCAGCACGCGCACACCGTCGAGGGCGCGCTCGCCACGACCGCCGTCCAGGCCGTCATCGACCGCGCCGCCCACACGATCACGTACAGCTGCGCGGGCCACCCGCCCCCGCTCCTGGCCCACGCCGACGGAACCGTCGTACTCCTCGACACGGCCACGGACCCGCCCCTGGCGGCCTGCGACGACAGCGTCCCCCGCAACCAGGCGACCGCGTCCTACGCCCCCGGTGCCACCCTCGTCCTCTACACCGACGGCCTGATCGAACGCCGCGGCGAGGACATCGACCAGGGCCTCCACCGCCTCATCCACAGCCTCACCCGCCACCACACCCTGTCCCCGGAACCCCTGGCCGACGCGATCCTCTCCGACCTGGTCCCAGCACCCCGCCGAGGACCGGACGACGACACGGCGCTCGTGGTGATCCGCCTGTGA
- a CDS encoding glycosyltransferase family 2 protein produces MISHPPRPARRPPGPVDVVLPCLNEAEALPWVLDRIPPGWRALVVDNGSTDGSADVARELGATVVHEERRGFGAACHAGLTAATADIVCFCDCDASLDPACLLPFVDEVRDGDADLVLGRRRPRGRGAWPPHARAGNLALARMLRRRTGLRLHDLGPLRAARREPLLALGLTDRRSGYPLQMVVRAADAGWRVTEHDVPYLPRTGASKVTGTWRGTWQAVRDMSRVLAEPPAAPSRTPASSAASSPSQGGAAQ; encoded by the coding sequence ATGATCTCTCACCCTCCGCGACCGGCACGGCGGCCGCCAGGACCCGTCGACGTGGTCCTGCCCTGTCTGAACGAGGCCGAGGCCCTGCCCTGGGTACTCGACCGCATCCCGCCCGGCTGGCGCGCGCTCGTCGTGGACAACGGCTCCACCGACGGCTCGGCGGACGTGGCCCGCGAGTTGGGCGCGACCGTCGTGCACGAGGAGCGGCGCGGGTTCGGGGCCGCCTGCCACGCCGGGCTGACCGCCGCCACGGCCGACATCGTCTGCTTCTGCGACTGCGACGCCTCGCTCGACCCTGCCTGTCTGCTGCCCTTCGTCGATGAGGTGCGGGACGGCGACGCCGACCTGGTACTCGGCCGACGCCGGCCGCGGGGCCGGGGCGCCTGGCCGCCGCATGCCCGGGCCGGCAATCTCGCGCTCGCCCGCATGCTGCGTCGCCGCACCGGGCTGCGGCTGCACGACCTCGGCCCGCTGCGGGCCGCCCGCCGCGAACCGCTGCTCGCCCTCGGCCTCACCGACCGGCGCAGCGGCTATCCGCTCCAGATGGTCGTACGCGCGGCCGACGCCGGGTGGCGCGTCACCGAGCACGACGTTCCGTATCTGCCGCGTACCGGCGCCTCGAAGGTGACGGGCACCTGGCGCGGCACGTGGCAGGCGGTACGGGACATGAGCCGGGTGCTGGCCGAACCGCCCGCCGCGCCCTCTCGTACCCCCGCGTCTTCTGCTGCCTCTTCCCCTTCCCAGGGGGGTGCCGCCCAGTGA